The sequence below is a genomic window from Elusimicrobiales bacterium.
GGAATCCCACAACGTGTTTGAATACTCGCCGGACGAAAACCCCGCCTCATCCAGTTGCGAAAATGTGGTCTCTACGGAATTTGCGAACAACGCCGGGCTGATGTCCGCGCCGTCAACGCCGCACAGCGCGCAGATTTGCGAGACAATCCATTCAATTTTCCTGTCCAGATGCCAGTAGGTATAGCTGCACCACAGGCTTTGACCGGCGTTCAGCGCGATTTTAACCGTTATCTGGGCGGGCGCATCATGCTCGTTGAGGTTAGCGACGGAATAATCCTTGTCGGCCATCAGGACGGCGGCGTTCTCCGGCCCGGCGGCGGTCAAACCTTTGCGCACTTCGGCGATTATGCCCGTCGCGTTATGCCCCGTGCTGAAATCCAACCCCGAATTGGAACCAATCAGTTCGTTGGTTGCCCCAGCGCCGACGAGTGCCGCGCTGAACTGGGCGAACACCGACATCCGGCCAAGCAAATTCAGCTGCATGGTTTTCTGTTCGGGGTATTCGGTGTTGTCGTCGGTCAGATAGCCCGTGTAAATATACTGCGGGTCCGGCGTACCGTCGGACCGGACCACGCCCGCGATAAGCGCGATTTTGGAGTTGAACACATAATACCCGTCGGGGAAATAGCCGTCCGGATTGCCCTCAAGCCACTGACCCCGGTCGTTGCGGACGGTTACGGCGCAATTGCCGTATGTCCATTTGTTGTATTCCTCCGTGTCCAGCTTGATTTGGATTTTGCCGACCTCCGCGACATCCGGCGTGAGGTCAATGGCGTCGTCATAGACAAATGCCGCGCCGGTCCAGCACCGGCGGTAAAGTAATACTCGCTTGAAATACTTCGGCTTCGGCGAGTTGAACGCATCCAGCGACGCGGTATCAAGCGTTTTCATAATCAGCGTTCCTTTAGGGATAGTTCTATCTCGTAGCGGCGCGTTTTTCGGTCAAAGGTTTCCGTCGGCGGCTCGGCTATGAGGAACTCGTAAATCTGCGTCGGGTCGTAATCGGCGAAAAAGGCGAAAGTCAGGAAGTCGTGGGTTGCAATCGCCGATAAAAGCGCGTCCCGGTCGGACTGCGTAACATTGCGAAGCGACAGCGTTCCTTCAACCTTCTGCCATTCCTTCCACGCGACGAGGCTGCCGTCGGACATGCGGATATTGCCGCATTTGGCGGCGTCCTTGCGTTTGAACGTGGATTGCGCATGCAGCGTGAGCAATTCCGCATCCAAATGCGCGGGGTCGTAGACTTTTATCGCGTTCACATAGCCTCCCCGTCGTGCTTCGCGCCGATTTTATAGGCAGCTTTGGCGTTCTCAACACCCCACGAAACGCCCTGCTTGATGGCGGTCGTGATTTGCTCGCATACCGCGCGCACATCCGTTTGCGAACCCATGCCGCCGTTGATTGTTATGGGCGCGTTCACAGAAACGCTCATGGTTCCGCCGCCCGCCATTGCGACCGCGCCGGTGCTGACCGAACCCATCGCCGCCATCTCGCGCAAGCTCAATACATATTCCCCGCCGTGAACGATGGCCGGAACCGGCTGGCCTTTCATGCCGGGGACCAACCCGCCCTCGGCAAAACCCAGAAACTTGCCCAGTCCGCCGGTCAGCCCGCCGAACGCGCCGCCGGTGAACAGGTTCAGTATCCCGTACAGCGCCATCTTGGCGGCAAGCTTTGCGATAAGCTCCTCAAACGCTTTCAATATTGACTGAAAAAGATTGTCGGCCAGATTTTTAATCGCGCCGAACACGCCGCGTGCGGTGTCCAACGCCTTCCAGAACCCGCCCGCGAACGAACCCTCGAAGCTCGACATCATGCCGAGCATTTCGGTTTTCCAGTTGATACCGGCGGCGGCTGTCTCGCGCAGCGCGCTCGTCCACGCGACGCTGAACGCCGAGGCGTCTTGCGCAGCGTCCGGGGCGATATTCGGGATTTGAGGCGCGGCGGGCATGTTCAGTGTCGGCGCGGCTACCCCGCCGGAAAACACGCTTTTCACCGCCGCCAGTTTGCCGCCGACAAAATCCTGCGCCTTGCTGTAACCATTCGCCACGCTTTCGGCGATATCCTTGCCGGTGTTCAACGCAGTTTCGCCGATTATGCTGCCCCATTTCTTTACATCGTTCGCCACACCTTTAAGTGATTGGCTGATTTGCGAATTGCCCAACGCTTCGGCGGTATCGTCCACGAACCGCCGGATAGCCGCGACCGCGCCGTTCAAGCGCAGATACTCGGCCACCGTCATAAAATCGCGGACCCAGTTCTTGAAATAATCCTTCAGGGCTTGGAATTTGTCGCTGAAAAACCGAACAAAGAAATCGGCGATAATCAGCACATCGTCCATGTAACCCCGGCATACTTCGCGGAATGTCTGCATCAGGCTGTCCCATGTTCTGACGATGGACGACCATTTGTCGATAATGATTAGCCCGACGGCGATTAACGCGACTGCAATCAAACCCACCGGCCCGGCGAGCGCGCCCAACGCCGAGGCGACCAGCTTCGCCGCCGCGACAATCCAACCCAACACCGGCGCAAGGCCACTTACCGCCGACACGAACAATCCCAAACCCCAGATAGCCGGACCTAAAGCTGCGATAATCATTGCCACAGTTATCAGCCAGTTGCGCGTACCAGCGTCCAGCCCGCCTATAAACGCCGCCGCTTTTTGCGCCGCCGAGGTCAACATCTGCGTCAGCTTTACGACCGCCGGTAACGCGATGCCGCCGAGTTGGATTAACGCGACCTGCAATGTCGCCAGAGCTTTGGCAAACTGTTGGCTCGCGTCTTTGTCGGCGATATTGAAGGCATTTTTTAGGTCCTGCCCCGTCGCCTTCGCCACATCGGCGATGACCGCCCGCGCGACCTCGCCGTTCTTGCCGATGAGGTTCAGAAGTCCGATGAAACCCTCCGCTTCCGGGAACACCCGCGCCAGCGCGATTTCGTTCTCGCCGAAGTGCGCTTTCAGCGTCTGCAAAACCGCCAGCAAACCGCGTTCCCGCAGTTCCGCGCGCAACCCTTCCGCCGAAAGCCCGACAAGCGCAAGTCCGTCGCGCATTTGCTGCGTCGGTTTCAGCAAAGTCAGGAACACACCGCGCAACGCCGCGACAGTCTGCCTTGCGCCCATGCCCAACCGCGACATCGCCGCCACCGCACCTGATACTTCGCCGAAAGACACGCCCAACTGCGCCGATACCGGCAGCAGCTTCCAGATAACCGGCGCAAGTTCGTCCAGTTGCATTTTCCCGTTGCGGACTGTGGCGACCAGCACGCCAGCCGCCGTCGCTGCGCTCAAATTCGCCGGACCGTAGGCGTTTAGAGCGGAAGTTAAAGCGTCGGCGACGATTTTGATGTCGCCCATCCCCGCCGCCGACGCCATTGCCGATGCTTTCAACGCCTCCAGTGCGTCCGCGCCGCGTAATCCCGACTGTGCCACGAAATACAGCGCGTCAGCCAGTTCTTTCGGCCCTCTGCCGGTTTGCGAAGCAAGTGTCAGTAGGTCGCCGCGCCATGCATCCACCTGTTCGCGGCTCACGCCGATAATCGCCACAATTTTGTCTAGGCTTTCGTCGAACTGGGTGGCGAATTTTACGGCGGACAACGCGGCACCGGCGAACGGCAGCGACAGCCCGTAAGTGATTTCCTTGCCGAGCGCGGTGAACCGCCGCCCCGTGCGGGCGAGCGTCTTTTCAGCTTTGGCGAGGCCTTCCTCAAAGCTGGCTGTCCGCGCCGTCAGGTTCACTATCAGGTTGCCGATTGTCGCCATATTTTCCGCCTAATGCCGCGTTGATTACCCGCACTTTCGCCAACATCTGCCGCCAGTCTTGCGTTTCACCGCCGAACTTCGGCATGAAGTCCTGCGGTTTGTACGGCTTCACGCCTTTGCCGCGAAACACGTTTGCGCCAGTCGCCGCGATTATGCCCGCCCGCAAGTCCGCTCGTTCCTCGCCGAACGGCTCGATGCCGTAATACGCCTGCCATTCGGTCAATTCGCGCGAACTGATGCGGTTCAACAACTCGCCCACCGTCATGCCCAGAGCGAGCGCTAACCGGAAATAGAACTTTCGCTCCGGGCGGCGGTGAAATTTCCGGCAAGCTCCTTGACGTCGCTTTCGCTAAGCCCCGAAAGTTGCTGCGCCGCGTTGAACAGCCGGTTCAACGCTTTCGCCGATTTCTCGCCGAGCCAGTTCGCGTCCGCTTCCGTGAACAACGGCTTGCCGTCCTCGCCGATGACGGACTGCGCCACCAGCTTCGCGCGCAGGTTCTGCATGTTCACCGTCGCGCTCTTGCCTTGGCCTTGCACGACGCCCGCTTCAAACCGGTCGCGCTCCGCGCCGGTGAGGCTTTTCAGCCGGACCGTGCCGCCCCATTCGGGGACTTCCACGTCCAGCGTCTCAATGTCCGGGACGGTTTTGATTTGGTCTTTGTTGAGCAACATATATCCTCCGTTACGCCAGCGTCGGCTGGCCTGTGATTTTCAACGTCACGCTCGCCGCCAGTTTGCCGTCTACCGGCGCGTCCGGCTCGAAGTTCGTGACGAAAGCCGAAAAGCTCCATGTCGTGTTCGCCGTGTCCGGGAACACCAGCTTGAAGTGCTTTGCCGCGCGGCTTGTCAGCGCGGTCAGCAGTCCCGTCTGGCTCGCGTTGGCGGGCAGGAAGTTCAGTTCCAGTTTTATTTCGCCCGCGTCGAGCAGCCCGGCGGCGTATTCCTTGTACCCTCCCGGCGAATCATCGGCGGTCACGTCTATCGTGTCCAGCGAGACGCCCGGCCCGCCCACTTTTGACACGGCGGCTATGTCGCTAAACACCTCAGGGCTTGCGCCATCGCCCATTTTCAGTTTCGTGCCGAAACCGCTTATCGCTTCGCTCATATCAATCCTCCTTGTGCCATATCAGGACGTCAGCAGTGACGCGAAATACGCCGTCGTCCGCGCTGAATCCGTCCGTTTCGTTCTCGTTGAAGGCGGCCTGTATATCGCCGCCTTTCTTGCCGTGCAACGCCGACACTGCCGCCAACGCCAGCCGCTTTGCCTCAAGATAATCCGCCGAGTAACAGTCCAGTTGGAACCGCGAGGACGCCAGCTTTGACGGCCCGCCATGCGAGGCGTATCTGATGCACGACACTTTTGCGTAAACCATCGCGGGCAACATAACCTCGTCGGGCAGCCGGACCGGATAGAGTCTGTCTCCGGCAATTGCCGATACGCCGGTGTCCTGCCGGAGCAAGTCATAGAGTGTTTGCTCAACGCTCATCGGACGCTCCTCCGTATTTCGCCACCAGTCGGCGATATTCCGCGTCGCAAGCCTGTATCGCTTCCTCTTTTTTCGAGTCAAACGCCGGACGCATGAACGGCTTGGCCTCAACCCGGCCCACAACCTTGTAGAACCACCGCTTGCCGGATTTATGCGACCGCACAGCCAGCGCGTGGCCGAACTCGACGAGCCTGCCATACCACACCGTCCAGTGCAGCCCGATTCTTGCCCGGACTTCGCCTTTCAGCGGGTCCGTGCTAATGGTTACGCCGATATTATCCTTGAGGTGTTCGGCGGTTTCCGGTTTGCCCTCGGTGAACAGGTTGTTTACGCCAGCGTCATACGGCGCGTTCGCCGCAGCTTGCGCCCTTATAACCTCCGCGCCCTTTTTGACGGCGCGCACGGTGGCGCGTCGCAGCTCCGGCCCGCGTATGTTTTTCAACGCCAGCTCAAGCTCCGGGATACCGTCCAGTTGGATTACGGTTATGTCGCCCATAATTACGCCACCCGTTTGCACATAAGCTGCAATTCCTGTTTCCCGTCGGCGGGATTGATTATTTCCACGATGTCATAACCATTCCCGCCGGAAACCACACGCCAACTCGGTTTCACATCAGTGCGATACCGAATGATGACGCACACAGTGATTTCGCTGTTCACACGGGCGGATTCAAAATACTCCCGCCCGCGCAAAGGCAATACCGCCGCCCACACCGTCACAACATCAGTCCACACCGGCTTCGCTTGCCCGACGGCATCGCGGGTTATGGTCTGCCGCTGCAAGGTTACCCGCCTGTTCAGCTTGCCGGGGTTCATAATGCGCGCCCCCATAGCCGATATGGCGCGAGCAGGTACTGCACGCCCATCGGCAACTCCTCGAAGCGCACATTGGCGGCGTCGCTGACGGCGATGCGGTTCTCGTACCAGTGCGCCGCCAGAAACCGCACCGCCTGACGCAAGGACTCCGGCACATTCGTCCCTGCCGCGCCGTAACCGCAGCCGAAGCCGACTTCTATCCCGTTGGCCCGCCGGAACTCCGCCGACGGGATTTGCCAGTTGTCCTTTGGCAATATCCGCGCCGGTTCGCCCATAACATCGGCGTAATAAGTCGTCGCGCTCAACACCGTCCCGACGGCATTCGCGTCCCAGAAGCGGACGAACTCAACCGCCGAGACTGGCGCAAATGGCAATGTTATTATCCCGTCCGGCGGCAATTCGTCGAGGTAAACCCGCCAACGCTGCGTGATGAGTTTGCGGTTCGTGAGCATTTCAACGCATTCGCGGGCGGTTTTTATCAGCCCGCCGATAAGAACATCCTCATCGGCAAACTCAACCCGCGAATGCGATTTCTGCTCGGCGAGCGTTACCGGCTCGGCGGCTGGCGCGGCTATCAGCAGCGTTCCGGCCATTTATTTCGCGCTCCCGACCGGGGCTTTCTTGTTCAACGGTTCAAGATATTCCTTGTGCCGCTCCGCGTCGGCGTCGGTGAGCTGGATTACCGCGCCCTCCATGTAGCCGCCGAACGGCTTTTTCACTTTGTAGAGTTTCGTTTCCATAATTCCTCCTTATTTGAACAGCAGGTAGCTGAACGCCGAGCCTTGCGCGACGTCCACCGACAACGCCTGCGTAAAACGCAGCCACGTCTGGTCCTGCATGAACGCGTTTGAATTATCGCCCGCGTCGTAAGCGTCCTGCGACACTTTCACCGCCAGCCCCTCGCGCGGCGATACCAGCAACGCACGGTTGAATCTTCCGTAGACCGCGACGGTGCAATCCGCGCCCGTTCCGAGGTTCGCCGGGATGGTCGGGCATATCACATACGGCACGTTCCAGATTGTCGCCGGGATATTGCCCGTCGGAGGCTGCCAGATATACTGGTTCTGATTATCCTTGAGCTTCATCAGCTTTTTGAGACCGGTCCGGCTGATGGCAATCGTCGCGCCCAGCGAGTTCGCCGCGTTCATCGAGAATATCAGCTCCGCGATATCGTCAAAGCTGACCGATGCGCCGCCCATGCTGACGACATTCACGCCCGACGCTTTGATGACGCCCGTGAACGGGTCGCCCGCCGATGTGTCGCCCAGCAACGCGACGCGTTCGATTTCCAGCGCCATCGCCTCGCTTATCAGCTCCGACAGGAACGCAGTCAGGTTGATGGCGGTATCGCGCAACAGCTCGTCGGTGCATTTGATGACCGCCGCCATCACCTTTGCGATTTGCTCCAGCTGGCCGAACGTCGGATTCGTGGTCGGCTTCGTCCCGCCCTCGGTTACCCAGCCGACGGATACGCTCGTCAACTGGCGCGGTAACTGCCGTTTCCACGTCGACATCGGCAGAATGTTCGCCAGTTGCATTATCGGCGAAGCGTCCTTAAGCAGCCGGATGACCTCGTATGAAAACTCGGTCGGCACGAGGTAGCCGCCCGTCGCGGGCGCGCCTTCCGTCATGACGGCTTTGATGTCAGTCAGCATCGAATGCCGCTCTTTCGCCGCCAGCAGGAAATTGCGCATGCTGCCGAATTTCTTGCCGTACTCCGACGTCCACGGTTTTTCAGCCGTGTTGCGCGGCGAGGTTTTGAACGACTCCGCGCGCTCCATCACCTCTTCCGGGCTGGAAGGCGGGACCATCCGGCCCGACGGCGCGGGATGAAGCCGCTTTACCACGTCTTCAATCAGCTTCTCGGCCTTGTCGCGGGTGAGGCAATCGTCCAGCCGCACCTCCAGCGTCTTGCGCAACTCGCCCAGCGATGCGTTGATATCCG
It includes:
- a CDS encoding phage tail tape measure protein, producing the protein MATIGNLIVNLTARTASFEEGLAKAEKTLARTGRRFTALGKEITYGLSLPFAGAALSAVKFATQFDESLDKIVAIIGVSREQVDAWRGDLLTLASQTGRGPKELADALYFVAQSGLRGADALEALKASAMASAAGMGDIKIVADALTSALNAYGPANLSAATAAGVLVATVRNGKMQLDELAPVIWKLLPVSAQLGVSFGEVSGAVAAMSRLGMGARQTVAALRGVFLTLLKPTQQMRDGLALVGLSAEGLRAELRERGLLAVLQTLKAHFGENEIALARVFPEAEGFIGLLNLIGKNGEVARAVIADVAKATGQDLKNAFNIADKDASQQFAKALATLQVALIQLGGIALPAVVKLTQMLTSAAQKAAAFIGGLDAGTRNWLITVAMIIAALGPAIWGLGLFVSAVSGLAPVLGWIVAAAKLVASALGALAGPVGLIAVALIAVGLIIIDKWSSIVRTWDSLMQTFREVCRGYMDDVLIIADFFVRFFSDKFQALKDYFKNWVRDFMTVAEYLRLNGAVAAIRRFVDDTAEALGNSQISQSLKGVANDVKKWGSIIGETALNTGKDIAESVANGYSKAQDFVGGKLAAVKSVFSGGVAAPTLNMPAAPQIPNIAPDAAQDASAFSVAWTSALRETAAAGINWKTEMLGMMSSFEGSFAGGFWKALDTARGVFGAIKNLADNLFQSILKAFEELIAKLAAKMALYGILNLFTGGAFGGLTGGLGKFLGFAEGGLVPGMKGQPVPAIVHGGEYVLSLREMAAMGSVSTGAVAMAGGGTMSVSVNAPITINGGMGSQTDVRAVCEQITTAIKQGVSWGVENAKAAYKIGAKHDGEAM
- a CDS encoding DUF4035 domain-containing protein; the encoded protein is MTVGELLNRISSRELTEWQAYYGIEPFGEERADLRAGIIAATGANVFRGKGVKPYKPQDFMPKFGGETQDWRQMLAKVRVINAALGGKYGDNRQPDSEPDGADSQL
- a CDS encoding phage tail tube protein; its protein translation is MSEAISGFGTKLKMGDGASPEVFSDIAAVSKVGGPGVSLDTIDVTADDSPGGYKEYAAGLLDAGEIKLELNFLPANASQTGLLTALTSRAAKHFKLVFPDTANTTWSFSAFVTNFEPDAPVDGKLAASVTLKITGQPTLA
- a CDS encoding DUF3168 domain-containing protein; translated protein: MSVEQTLYDLLRQDTGVSAIAGDRLYPVRLPDEVMLPAMVYAKVSCIRYASHGGPSKLASSRFQLDCYSADYLEAKRLALAAVSALHGKKGGDIQAAFNENETDGFSADDGVFRVTADVLIWHKED
- a CDS encoding HK97-gp10 family putative phage morphogenesis protein, which encodes MGDITVIQLDGIPELELALKNIRGPELRRATVRAVKKGAEVIRAQAAANAPYDAGVNNLFTEGKPETAEHLKDNIGVTISTDPLKGEVRARIGLHWTVWYGRLVEFGHALAVRSHKSGKRWFYKVVGRVEAKPFMRPAFDSKKEEAIQACDAEYRRLVAKYGGASDER
- a CDS encoding phage head closure protein, whose translation is MNPGKLNRRVTLQRQTITRDAVGQAKPVWTDVVTVWAAVLPLRGREYFESARVNSEITVCVIIRYRTDVKPSWRVVSGGNGYDIVEIINPADGKQELQLMCKRVA
- a CDS encoding head-tail connector protein, producing the protein MAGTLLIAAPAAEPVTLAEQKSHSRVEFADEDVLIGGLIKTARECVEMLTNRKLITQRWRVYLDELPPDGIITLPFAPVSAVEFVRFWDANAVGTVLSATTYYADVMGEPARILPKDNWQIPSAEFRRANGIEVGFGCGYGAAGTNVPESLRQAVRFLAAHWYENRIAVSDAANVRFEELPMGVQYLLAPYRLWGRAL
- a CDS encoding phage major capsid protein, yielding MGSGGSKFTATSGSNLPATLHADPDALAEAVSKALKTLSESKTDGGKQMETQTEKPSGNEPDINASLGELRKTLEVRLDDCLTRDKAEKLIEDVVKRLHPAPSGRMVPPSSPEEVMERAESFKTSPRNTAEKPWTSEYGKKFGSMRNFLLAAKERHSMLTDIKAVMTEGAPATGGYLVPTEFSYEVIRLLKDASPIMQLANILPMSTWKRQLPRQLTSVSVGWVTEGGTKPTTNPTFGQLEQIAKVMAAVIKCTDELLRDTAINLTAFLSELISEAMALEIERVALLGDTSAGDPFTGVIKASGVNVVSMGGASVSFDDIAELIFSMNAANSLGATIAISRTGLKKLMKLKDNQNQYIWQPPTGNIPATIWNVPYVICPTIPANLGTGADCTVAVYGRFNRALLVSPREGLAVKVSQDAYDAGDNSNAFMQDQTWLRFTQALSVDVAQGSAFSYLLFK